In one Fodinicola acaciae genomic region, the following are encoded:
- a CDS encoding site-2 protease family protein produces MATQQPDGTSADSGRAQDDDSGPNRGLKIGRVFGIPVYISWMWFVVALLLVITYSGSVSTYAPNLTTPQTYVVSAVFTVLLFVSVLLHELGHALTSKAFGLHVYAMTLWMLGGLTETEAESRRPGVDLLIALAGPAVNLVLAVIGYVAYVFTDPGSLLSWMILQLAFSNAFVGIFNLLPGLPLDGGTMLRAVVWWLTKNKFRATTFAGWTGRVVAVAVIGLTLFSLTSGGGVLSFSLVLSLFIAMFLWQGATQAIRAGRLGDRFGLLHAGRLALPALLVPADLPLAEALRRAGEAGRPGIVVVDSENRAEAIVSSEAVAHTPEERRPWMSVSDAARTLQPGLVLPATLAGEDVVRAVQAEPATEYLVVDQLPAGGSPSGAQIVGVLAARSIAEVLDPGSVRQ; encoded by the coding sequence ATGGCAACACAGCAGCCCGACGGGACGTCTGCGGACAGTGGCCGGGCTCAGGATGACGACTCCGGACCCAACCGTGGCCTGAAGATCGGCCGGGTCTTCGGCATCCCGGTCTACATCTCCTGGATGTGGTTCGTCGTCGCGCTGCTGTTGGTCATCACCTACTCCGGCTCGGTTTCCACGTACGCACCCAACCTGACGACTCCGCAGACGTACGTCGTCTCCGCGGTCTTCACGGTGCTGCTGTTCGTGTCGGTGTTGCTGCACGAGCTCGGCCACGCGCTCACCAGCAAGGCGTTCGGCCTCCACGTGTACGCGATGACGCTCTGGATGCTCGGTGGTCTGACCGAGACCGAGGCTGAGTCACGGCGACCCGGTGTCGACCTGCTGATCGCCCTCGCCGGACCGGCCGTCAACCTGGTGTTGGCGGTGATCGGCTATGTCGCGTACGTGTTCACCGACCCGGGCTCGTTGCTGAGCTGGATGATCCTGCAGTTGGCGTTTTCCAACGCTTTCGTGGGCATCTTCAACCTGCTGCCCGGCTTGCCCCTGGACGGCGGCACGATGCTGCGGGCCGTCGTCTGGTGGCTCACCAAGAACAAGTTCCGCGCGACCACCTTCGCCGGCTGGACCGGTCGGGTCGTCGCGGTCGCGGTCATCGGCCTGACGCTGTTCAGTCTGACCAGTGGCGGTGGCGTGCTGTCCTTCAGTCTGGTGCTGAGCCTGTTCATCGCGATGTTCCTCTGGCAGGGCGCGACCCAGGCGATCAGGGCCGGCCGGCTCGGCGACCGGTTCGGCCTGCTGCACGCCGGACGGCTGGCGCTGCCGGCGCTGTTGGTGCCGGCCGACCTGCCGTTGGCCGAGGCGCTGCGCCGCGCTGGCGAGGCTGGCCGGCCGGGGATCGTCGTCGTCGACTCGGAAAACCGTGCGGAGGCGATCGTCTCAAGCGAGGCGGTGGCGCACACGCCGGAGGAGCGCCGGCCGTGGATGTCGGTGTCGGACGCGGCCCGTACGCTTCAGCCGGGGCTCGTGCTGCCGGCGACGCTCGCCGGCGAGGACGTCGTACGAGCCGTCCAGGCGGAGCCGGCGACCGAATACCTGGTCGTCGACCAGCTGCCGGCCGGCGGCTCGCCGAGCGGCGCGCAGATCGTCGGCGTACTCGCCGCGCGATCGATCGCCGAAGTGCTCGACCCCGGTTCGGTACGCCAGTAG
- a CDS encoding HIT family protein, which yields MAEKPCVFCQIVSGEAVAYEVWRDDDLVAFLDTKPVFHGHVLMVPTVHIRTYDQLPVRLAEHWLTTSQRLQLAVQDARRADGSLILMNNVVSQSVPHLHLHVIPRVRKDGLRFWLGPRHPYASDAQAKDTADRIKELLDRQ from the coding sequence GTGGCCGAAAAACCGTGTGTGTTCTGCCAGATCGTCAGCGGCGAGGCCGTCGCGTACGAGGTGTGGCGCGACGACGACCTCGTCGCGTTCCTGGACACCAAACCGGTGTTCCACGGCCACGTGCTGATGGTGCCGACCGTGCACATCCGCACGTACGATCAGCTGCCCGTCCGGCTGGCCGAGCACTGGCTGACCACCTCGCAGCGGCTGCAGCTGGCTGTGCAGGACGCGCGGCGGGCCGACGGCTCGCTCATCCTGATGAACAACGTGGTCAGCCAGAGCGTGCCGCACCTGCACCTGCACGTGATCCCACGGGTTCGCAAGGACGGCCTGCGGTTCTGGCTCGGTCCGCGGCATCCGTATGCCTCGGACGCGCAGGCGAAGGACACCGCGGACCGGATCAAGGAGCTACTCGACCGGCAGTAG
- a CDS encoding nitroreductase/quinone reductase family protein — MDFAQADALNQAIRMLSLRHRARAAELLAPLGLHTGQEALLLQLDRTGPMIQAQLSEALGCEPPSVTLMTRKLEASGHISRKPAPSDKRASIVELTDSGRDLVGKVKWLWRVLAEETIAGLPAQTVTELPRVLNTLTANVDNRDREPAMGTPEWIRGHLDQIERTGTTDGVTVKGRPTVLLTYRGAKTGKIRRATLMRVEHDGRYAAVASKAGLPTNPRWYASLLAQPEVNLQDGVVTGDYRAREVFGDEKALWWRRAVDAYPDYADYQRSTDRQIPVLVLEPRSR, encoded by the coding sequence GGACTTCGCTCAGGCCGACGCACTCAACCAGGCCATCCGCATGCTGAGCCTGCGCCACCGCGCCAGAGCCGCCGAGCTGCTGGCGCCGCTGGGTCTGCACACCGGCCAGGAAGCGCTGCTGCTCCAGCTCGACCGGACCGGACCGATGATCCAGGCCCAGCTGAGCGAGGCACTTGGCTGCGAGCCGCCGAGCGTCACACTCATGACCCGTAAACTGGAGGCCAGTGGCCACATCAGCCGCAAACCCGCGCCGTCGGACAAGCGCGCCAGCATCGTCGAGCTGACCGACAGCGGCCGGGACCTCGTCGGCAAGGTCAAATGGCTGTGGCGGGTGCTGGCCGAGGAGACCATCGCCGGTCTGCCGGCCCAGACCGTCACCGAGCTCCCCCGCGTCCTGAACACCCTCACGGCCAACGTCGACAACCGCGACCGAGAGCCGGCGATGGGTACGCCGGAGTGGATCCGCGGCCATCTCGATCAGATCGAGCGCACCGGGACCACCGACGGCGTCACCGTGAAGGGCCGTCCGACGGTGCTCCTGACCTACCGCGGCGCCAAGACCGGCAAAATCCGCCGGGCAACGCTCATGCGGGTCGAACACGACGGCCGATATGCGGCCGTCGCGTCGAAGGCCGGACTACCAACCAACCCGCGGTGGTACGCCAGCCTGCTCGCGCAGCCAGAGGTCAATCTCCAAGACGGCGTGGTCACCGGCGACTACCGGGCCCGTGAGGTGTTCGGCGACGAAAAGGCGCTCTGGTGGCGCCGCGCGGTCGACGCGTACCCCGACTATGCCGACTACCAGCGCTCAACCGACCGGCAGATCCCCGTTCTCGTACTCGAACCGAGGTCACGCTGA
- a CDS encoding sensor histidine kinase, with protein MKGSGLLTRLRATPQWVGDVSLAAVVLIVVAGLLLAAAATRPSDPDIPWLRNVPLVMGLCVVGVTPILIRRWVWASAVLVAAIAVAAVPLVGSNTTEAYSLLVVIYTAAVRLPPPRAVGATAIVSAGIALACVEANANVVVWMANGVFVVIPFAIGSVVRTRRAYIAALEQRAIAAETTRELTARDAVLAERQRIARELHDVVAHHISVMGVMAAAARRTLRTNPEVADEALGTIEDTGRSTLREMRRLLDVLRDEKDPSLPTTPQPGLPGLEALVHQVGEAGLTVRLRVEGEPMPLDSGVDLTLFRIVQEALTNTLKHAGPTSADVVVRYGPADVEVTVSDNGRGPAGANIGGHGLVGMRERVGLYAGSLYTGPGPAGGFTVRATVPFDRPAHTKGISA; from the coding sequence GTGAAGGGATCCGGGCTGCTCACGCGGCTGAGGGCGACACCGCAGTGGGTCGGCGACGTGAGCCTGGCCGCTGTCGTGCTGATCGTCGTCGCCGGCCTGCTGCTGGCGGCGGCAGCGACTCGGCCGTCCGACCCGGACATCCCGTGGCTGCGCAACGTCCCGCTCGTCATGGGGCTGTGCGTCGTCGGCGTCACACCGATCCTGATCCGCCGCTGGGTCTGGGCCTCCGCGGTGCTGGTCGCGGCGATCGCGGTGGCCGCGGTGCCGCTCGTCGGCTCCAACACCACCGAGGCGTACTCGCTGCTCGTCGTGATCTACACGGCGGCCGTACGCCTGCCGCCGCCACGCGCGGTCGGTGCCACCGCGATCGTGTCGGCGGGCATCGCATTGGCTTGCGTCGAGGCAAACGCGAACGTCGTTGTCTGGATGGCCAACGGGGTTTTCGTCGTCATTCCGTTCGCCATCGGCTCAGTCGTACGAACCCGGCGCGCCTACATCGCGGCCCTGGAGCAGCGCGCGATCGCGGCCGAGACGACTCGCGAGCTGACCGCGCGCGACGCCGTGCTGGCCGAGCGGCAACGCATCGCGCGGGAGTTGCACGACGTCGTCGCGCACCACATCAGCGTCATGGGGGTTATGGCGGCGGCGGCCCGGCGGACTTTGCGTACGAACCCCGAGGTGGCCGACGAAGCGCTCGGCACCATCGAGGACACCGGCCGGTCGACCCTCCGCGAAATGCGCCGCCTGCTGGACGTGTTACGCGACGAGAAGGACCCGTCGCTGCCGACCACACCGCAACCCGGCCTTCCCGGCCTGGAGGCGTTGGTGCACCAGGTCGGAGAGGCCGGCCTGACCGTACGCCTGCGGGTCGAAGGCGAGCCGATGCCGCTGGACTCCGGCGTCGACCTCACCCTGTTCCGGATCGTCCAGGAAGCGCTCACCAACACGCTCAAACACGCCGGTCCGACCAGCGCGGACGTGGTCGTACGGTATGGACCCGCGGACGTGGAGGTTACCGTCTCGGACAACGGTCGCGGTCCGGCCGGCGCCAACATCGGCGGCCACGGCCTGGTCGGCATGCGCGAGCGGGTCGGCCTCTACGCCGGCTCGCTCTACACCGGACCGGGTCCGGCCGGCGGCTTCACCGTACGCGCGACGGTGCCGTTCGACCGGCCAGCACACACGAAGGGAATTTCGGCGTGA
- a CDS encoding response regulator yields the protein MTDRTSPVRVLLVDDQPLLRTGFRMVLGTEPDLEVIGEASDGEEGVDLARRLLPDVVLMDIRMPRLDGVQATARITAAKLPVRVLILTTFDLDEYVLGALRAGASGFLSKDVPAEDLVDAIHVVASGEAVVAPRILRRLLDRYADRLPDPNSPAAPALEALTEREREVLVLMARGLSNAEIAAKLVLGETTVKTHVGHVLTKLELRDRVQAVVLAYESGLIRPGT from the coding sequence GTGACCGACAGGACCAGTCCGGTGCGTGTCCTGCTGGTCGACGACCAGCCGCTGCTGCGTACCGGCTTCCGGATGGTGCTGGGCACCGAGCCGGACCTGGAGGTGATCGGCGAGGCGTCCGACGGCGAGGAAGGCGTCGACCTGGCTCGCCGGCTGCTGCCGGACGTCGTGCTGATGGACATCCGGATGCCACGACTGGACGGCGTGCAGGCCACCGCGCGGATCACCGCCGCGAAGCTGCCGGTGCGCGTACTGATCCTGACGACCTTCGACCTCGACGAGTACGTGCTCGGCGCGCTGCGAGCCGGTGCCAGTGGCTTCCTGTCGAAGGACGTGCCGGCCGAGGACCTGGTCGACGCCATCCACGTGGTGGCCTCCGGCGAGGCCGTCGTGGCGCCGCGGATCCTGCGCCGACTGCTCGACCGCTATGCCGACCGCCTCCCCGATCCGAACAGTCCGGCGGCGCCGGCACTGGAGGCACTCACCGAACGCGAGCGCGAGGTGCTCGTGCTGATGGCGCGCGGCCTGTCCAACGCGGAAATCGCCGCCAAGCTGGTTTTGGGCGAGACGACGGTGAAAACTCATGTCGGCCACGTGCTCACCAAGTTGGAATTGCGCGACCGCGTGCAGGCCGTGGTGCTCGCGTACGAATCCGGCCTGATCCGTCCCGGCACCTGA
- a CDS encoding tRNA (adenine-N1)-methyltransferase has translation MSTGHGGVFRPGDRVQLTDPKGRLHTVVLEPGRTFHTHRGALPHDDLIGAPEGCVVTSSGGTGYLALRPRLADYVLSMPRGAAVVYPKDAAQIVAEGDIFPGARVLEAGAGSGALTCSLLRAVGPDGEVHSYERRADFAEVASRNVENFFGKAPANWRLTTADVAAVADDLEPASIHRVILDMLAPWEVLGPVGRVLMPGGVLVAYVATTTQLSAVVEALREHGSFTEPRAWETLVREWSAEGLAVRPSHRMVGHTAFLVSARRLADGVVAPRRQRKPSKGTEAYEAQRAKAAKDDGVTGGADVR, from the coding sequence GTGAGCACCGGCCACGGCGGCGTGTTCCGGCCTGGCGATCGTGTGCAGCTGACCGACCCGAAGGGCCGGCTGCACACCGTCGTCCTGGAGCCGGGACGCACGTTCCACACGCACCGCGGCGCGCTGCCGCACGACGACCTGATCGGCGCGCCCGAAGGTTGCGTCGTCACCTCCAGCGGCGGCACCGGCTATCTCGCCCTGCGGCCGCGGCTGGCCGACTATGTGCTGTCGATGCCGCGCGGTGCCGCGGTCGTCTATCCGAAGGACGCGGCGCAGATCGTCGCCGAGGGCGACATCTTCCCGGGAGCGCGTGTGCTGGAGGCCGGCGCCGGCTCCGGCGCGCTGACCTGCTCGCTGCTGCGCGCGGTCGGACCGGACGGCGAGGTGCACTCGTACGAGCGGCGCGCCGACTTCGCCGAGGTCGCCAGCCGCAACGTGGAAAACTTCTTCGGCAAGGCGCCGGCCAACTGGCGGCTGACCACCGCGGACGTCGCTGCCGTCGCCGACGACCTGGAGCCGGCGAGCATCCACCGCGTCATCCTGGACATGCTCGCGCCATGGGAAGTGCTCGGACCGGTCGGGCGCGTGCTGATGCCGGGCGGCGTACTCGTTGCCTACGTGGCCACCACGACGCAGCTCTCGGCGGTGGTGGAGGCGTTGCGCGAACACGGGTCGTTCACCGAGCCGCGGGCCTGGGAGACGCTCGTACGTGAGTGGAGCGCGGAGGGGTTGGCCGTACGCCCGTCGCACCGGATGGTCGGCCACACGGCCTTCCTGGTGTCGGCCCGGCGGCTCGCCGACGGTGTCGTCGCGCCACGCCGGCAACGTAAGCCGTCCAAAGGCACGGAGGCGTACGAGGCGCAGCGTGCCAAGGCGGCAAAGGACGATGGAGTGACTGGGGGAGCCGATGTTCGGTAG
- a CDS encoding carboxymuconolactone decarboxylase family protein, with the protein MSDERFERGKKMMQEVTGGSADAVMESLADISPELARQTVSWGFGEIYSRPELAPRDRQLVTLGMLTALGAEPQLEVHVNAALNVGLTPKQIVEVFLHSAGYCGFPRALNATFVAKKVFAERGLLPVE; encoded by the coding sequence ATGAGCGACGAACGTTTCGAGCGCGGCAAGAAAATGATGCAGGAGGTCACCGGCGGCAGCGCCGACGCGGTGATGGAGTCGCTGGCCGACATCTCACCGGAGCTGGCCAGGCAGACCGTCTCCTGGGGTTTCGGCGAGATCTACAGCCGGCCGGAGCTGGCGCCGCGCGACCGGCAGCTGGTGACGCTCGGCATGCTGACCGCGCTCGGCGCCGAACCGCAGCTGGAGGTGCACGTCAACGCGGCGCTGAACGTCGGCCTGACGCCGAAACAGATCGTCGAGGTGTTCCTGCATTCGGCCGGATACTGCGGATTTCCGCGCGCCCTCAACGCGACCTTCGTGGCGAAGAAGGTGTTCGCCGAGCGCGGCCTACTGCCGGTCGAGTAG
- the arc gene encoding proteasome ATPase, translating to MSDDRENASARAARYEKEVQDLNSQIGFLQEEVSLLRRKLTEGPRHVRGIEERLAAAHANVARLGEQNEKLVSTLRDAREQIVQLKEEIDRLAQPPSGFGVVLEVQADNTVDVFTGGRKLRVAVSPSVEIDELRKGQEVLLNDSLNVVLALGFERAGEVVSLKELLHNADGLADRALVVGRADEERVVHLADSLTEAPLRAGDALLLETRSGYVYERIPKSEVEELVLEEVPDIDYTDIGGLSSQIEAIRDAVELPFLHADLFREHQLRPPKGVLLYGPPGCGKTLIAKAVANSLAKKVAEVRGEDPTADRNTKSYFLNIKGPELLNKYVGETERHIRLVFQRAREKASEGTPVIVFFDEMDSIFRTRGSGVSSDVENTIVPQLLSEIDGVEGLENVIVIGASNREDMIDPAILRPGRLDVKIKIERPDAEAARDIFSKYITTEVPLHSDDLAEHGKDRQATVQEMIQRVVERMYSESEENKFLEVTYANGDKEVLYFKDFNSGAMIQNIVDRAKKMAIKDFLLTGGKGLRMQHLMDSCVDEFRENEDLPNTTNPDDWARISGKKGERIVYIRTLVTGSKGAEAGRSIDTVANTGQYL from the coding sequence GTGTCCGATGACCGGGAGAACGCTTCGGCTCGTGCTGCGCGCTACGAGAAGGAGGTGCAGGACCTCAACTCTCAGATCGGCTTCCTGCAGGAAGAGGTCTCACTGCTGCGCCGCAAGCTCACCGAGGGCCCCAGGCACGTACGAGGCATCGAGGAGCGGCTCGCCGCCGCCCACGCCAACGTGGCGCGGCTCGGTGAGCAAAACGAGAAGCTGGTGTCGACCTTGCGCGACGCGCGCGAGCAGATCGTCCAGCTCAAGGAGGAGATCGACCGGCTGGCGCAGCCGCCGAGCGGTTTCGGCGTGGTGCTGGAGGTGCAGGCCGACAACACCGTCGACGTCTTCACCGGTGGCCGCAAGCTGCGGGTCGCGGTGTCGCCGTCGGTGGAGATCGACGAGCTGCGCAAGGGCCAGGAGGTCCTGCTCAACGACTCGCTCAACGTCGTGCTGGCGCTCGGCTTCGAGCGTGCCGGCGAGGTGGTGAGCCTCAAGGAGCTGCTGCACAACGCCGACGGTCTGGCCGACCGCGCGTTGGTCGTCGGCCGCGCCGACGAGGAGCGCGTCGTCCACCTGGCCGACTCGCTGACCGAGGCACCGCTGCGTGCCGGTGACGCGTTGCTGCTGGAGACCCGCAGCGGCTACGTGTACGAGCGGATCCCCAAGTCCGAGGTCGAGGAGCTGGTCCTCGAAGAGGTGCCGGACATCGACTACACCGACATCGGTGGCCTGTCCAGCCAGATCGAGGCGATCCGGGACGCGGTCGAGCTGCCGTTCCTGCACGCCGACCTGTTCCGCGAGCACCAGCTGCGGCCGCCGAAGGGCGTGCTGCTCTATGGTCCGCCCGGCTGCGGCAAGACGCTGATCGCCAAGGCGGTGGCCAACTCGCTGGCCAAGAAGGTGGCCGAGGTGCGCGGCGAGGACCCGACCGCCGACCGCAACACCAAGTCGTACTTCCTCAACATCAAAGGCCCGGAGCTGCTCAACAAGTACGTCGGTGAGACCGAGCGGCACATCCGGCTGGTGTTCCAGCGCGCCAGGGAGAAGGCCTCCGAAGGCACCCCGGTGATCGTGTTCTTCGACGAGATGGACTCGATCTTCCGCACGCGTGGCTCCGGTGTCTCCTCCGACGTGGAGAACACGATCGTCCCGCAGCTGCTGTCGGAGATCGACGGCGTCGAGGGCTTGGAAAACGTGATCGTGATCGGCGCGTCCAACCGCGAGGACATGATCGACCCGGCCATCCTGCGGCCCGGCCGGCTGGACGTGAAGATCAAGATCGAGCGGCCGGACGCCGAGGCGGCCAGGGACATCTTCTCCAAATACATCACCACCGAGGTGCCGCTGCACTCCGACGACCTGGCCGAGCACGGCAAGGACCGGCAGGCCACCGTGCAGGAGATGATCCAGCGGGTGGTCGAGCGGATGTACTCCGAGTCGGAGGAAAACAAGTTCCTGGAGGTCACCTATGCCAACGGTGACAAGGAAGTGCTCTACTTCAAGGACTTCAACTCCGGCGCGATGATCCAGAACATCGTGGACCGCGCGAAGAAGATGGCCATCAAGGACTTCCTGCTGACCGGCGGCAAGGGCCTGCGGATGCAGCACCTGATGGACTCGTGCGTCGACGAGTTCCGGGAGAACGAGGACCTGCCCAACACCACCAACCCGGACGACTGGGCCCGGATCTCCGGCAAGAAGGGTGAGCGGATCGTCTACATCCGTACGCTCGTCACCGGCAGCAAGGGTGCCGAGGCCGGCCGGTCGATCGACACCGTCGCCAACACCGGCCAATACCTGTAG
- a CDS encoding RecB family exonuclease: protein MSVAVPAASTGSQRSHGDVTGSLSPSRASDFKTCPLLYRFRAIDRLPQKPTPQTARGTLVHAVLERLFDAAAMERTPQHAADLLEPEWARLTAEEPALAELFGESEELAGWLQSARRMLDGYFTLEDPIRLEPAEREQLVEVVLESGLRLRGFVDRLDVAPTGEMRVVDYKTGAAPREAFEGKALFQLKFYALVLWRSRDVVPRLLRLMYLGDREILDYVPDIDELRRFERTLQALWTAIDRATTQRDFRPSPSKLCSWCDHQALCPAFGGTPPPFPEVLPAPTDPLAITPATED from the coding sequence ATGTCTGTAGCGGTGCCGGCAGCCTCAACAGGATCGCAGCGGTCACACGGAGACGTGACGGGCTCGCTGTCGCCGTCACGCGCGAGCGACTTCAAGACCTGTCCACTGCTCTACCGGTTTCGGGCGATCGACCGGCTGCCGCAGAAGCCGACGCCGCAGACCGCGCGCGGCACGCTCGTACACGCCGTGTTGGAGCGGCTGTTCGACGCCGCGGCGATGGAGCGTACGCCGCAGCACGCCGCCGACCTGCTGGAGCCGGAGTGGGCCAGGCTGACCGCCGAGGAGCCGGCACTGGCCGAGCTGTTCGGCGAGTCCGAGGAGCTGGCCGGCTGGCTGCAGTCGGCGCGCCGGATGCTCGACGGCTATTTCACCCTGGAGGACCCGATCCGGCTGGAGCCGGCCGAGCGCGAGCAGCTGGTCGAGGTGGTGCTGGAGTCGGGCCTGCGGCTGCGCGGCTTCGTCGACCGGCTCGACGTGGCGCCGACCGGCGAGATGCGCGTGGTCGACTACAAGACCGGCGCCGCGCCGCGTGAGGCTTTCGAAGGCAAGGCGCTGTTCCAGCTGAAGTTCTACGCGCTGGTGCTGTGGCGTTCGCGCGATGTCGTGCCACGGCTGCTGCGGCTGATGTATCTCGGCGACCGGGAAATCCTCGACTACGTCCCGGACATCGACGAGCTGCGCCGCTTCGAGCGCACGTTGCAGGCGCTGTGGACGGCGATCGACCGCGCCACCACACAGCGGGATTTCCGGCCCAGTCCCAGCAAGTTGTGCTCGTGGTGCGACCATCAGGCGCTGTGCCCGGCCTTCGGCGGCACGCCGCCGCCGTTCCCCGAGGTGCTGCCGGCACCGACCGACCCGCTCGCGATCACGCCGGCCACCGAGGACTGA
- a CDS encoding aminotransferase class V-fold PLP-dependent enzyme codes for MIDAAFQSQWTSRRGYLNTTSYGLPPRSTVAALRKVLGEWQDGACPWEDWEVCVGQARDLFALLVNVTPDTVATGAAVSQLLAPIAAAIPAGSRVVVPVEEFTSNLFPYLVQAHRGVEVVTVPAAELLSAIDERADVVAFSLVQSASGTIARLDKLLAACRANGALSIVDATQAVGWQPVDASGVDVLLCAAYKWLMAPRGVAFAVVRPEIADRIPPLAAGWYAGEDFHQSYYGPPLRLASDARRFDISPAWFCWVGAVPSMRTLLDAGIDAVHEHNVGLANAFRTALDLPVSDSAIVSCDIDAAASERLAAANVSSAVRAGRVRLAFHLYNTMADVELAADAIR; via the coding sequence ATGATCGACGCCGCTTTTCAGAGCCAGTGGACCTCGCGCCGCGGATATCTCAACACGACGTCCTACGGATTGCCGCCGCGATCGACGGTGGCCGCACTGCGCAAGGTGCTGGGCGAGTGGCAGGACGGTGCTTGTCCCTGGGAAGACTGGGAAGTCTGCGTCGGCCAGGCCCGGGACCTGTTCGCGCTGCTGGTCAATGTGACGCCGGACACGGTCGCGACCGGTGCCGCCGTCTCGCAGTTGCTGGCGCCGATCGCCGCGGCCATTCCGGCCGGCTCCCGCGTCGTCGTGCCGGTGGAGGAATTCACCTCCAACCTGTTTCCGTATCTCGTCCAGGCCCATCGTGGCGTCGAGGTCGTCACCGTGCCGGCGGCTGAGTTGTTGTCCGCGATCGACGAGCGTGCCGACGTGGTCGCGTTCAGCCTCGTACAGTCGGCCTCCGGAACCATTGCACGTCTGGACAAGCTTCTGGCCGCCTGCCGCGCCAACGGCGCACTGTCCATTGTGGACGCAACGCAGGCGGTCGGCTGGCAGCCGGTGGACGCCAGCGGTGTCGACGTGTTGCTGTGCGCCGCGTACAAATGGCTGATGGCGCCGCGCGGCGTCGCTTTCGCCGTCGTACGGCCGGAAATCGCCGACCGCATTCCGCCGCTGGCGGCCGGTTGGTATGCCGGTGAGGACTTTCACCAGTCCTATTACGGACCGCCGCTGCGACTGGCCAGCGACGCGCGGAGGTTTGACATCTCCCCCGCCTGGTTCTGCTGGGTCGGCGCGGTGCCGTCGATGCGTACGCTCCTGGACGCCGGCATCGATGCGGTCCACGAACACAATGTGGGCCTGGCCAACGCATTCCGCACCGCACTTGACCTTCCGGTCTCCGACAGCGCGATCGTCAGCTGTGACATCGACGCGGCCGCATCCGAGCGGCTGGCCGCGGCGAACGTGTCGAGCGCCGTACGCGCCGGCCGTGTGCGGCTCGCTTTCCACCTCTATAACACAATGGCCGACGTCGAGCTGGCCGCCGACGCGATCCGTTGA